Proteins encoded together in one Terriglobus saanensis SP1PR4 window:
- the gatA gene encoding Asp-tRNA(Asn)/Glu-tRNA(Gln) amidotransferase subunit GatA: MNLKTLTIDVTLAALRSGETTASALAQLHFDKIKTEDQVPGKEINSFLSLAEERAMQQAEKIDGMLKAGENLPVLAGVPIGIKDVLTMQGAPSTAGSKILKNYHPPYDATAVRKLEAAGAVLLGKLNCDEFAMGGSNENSAYGPVRNPRALDRVPGGSSGGSAAAVAAGFCVASLGTDTGGSVRQPAAFCGVTGLLPTYGRISRYGLIAFASSLDRVGPVTRSVRDTATMLSVLSGPDPMDATASQTPVEDYVAATKAPVAGLKIGIPAEYFGEGLEPEIRAAVERTLDQLKAAGCTTHPISLAHTKYAVPTYYVLATAEASSNLSRFDGVRFGHRVDHPKNLSELYKESREEGFGPEVKRRILLGTYSLSSGYYDAYYRKAQQVRTLLARDFLAAFAEVDAIVTPITPTPPWKLGEKTEDPLSMYLADIYTVAASLAGISGISVPVGETAEHLPIGVQVLAGHFQEAKLLRVAQAIEDAKK; encoded by the coding sequence ACAAGATCAAAACCGAAGACCAAGTCCCGGGGAAGGAAATCAACTCCTTTCTCTCCCTTGCCGAAGAGCGCGCGATGCAGCAGGCGGAGAAGATCGACGGCATGCTGAAGGCGGGCGAAAACCTCCCCGTCCTGGCGGGCGTCCCCATCGGCATCAAGGATGTTCTGACGATGCAGGGTGCGCCCTCTACGGCAGGCTCCAAGATCCTCAAAAACTACCATCCGCCCTACGACGCCACGGCGGTGCGCAAGCTGGAAGCCGCGGGAGCGGTCCTTCTGGGCAAGCTGAACTGCGACGAGTTTGCCATGGGCGGATCGAATGAAAACTCCGCCTACGGGCCGGTTCGGAATCCCAGAGCGCTGGACCGCGTTCCCGGAGGCTCCTCCGGGGGCTCTGCCGCAGCCGTCGCCGCGGGCTTCTGTGTTGCTTCGCTAGGCACGGATACGGGCGGCTCGGTGCGTCAGCCTGCCGCGTTCTGCGGCGTGACGGGCCTGCTGCCTACCTACGGACGCATCTCGCGTTACGGCCTGATCGCTTTTGCCTCTTCGCTGGACCGCGTCGGACCTGTGACACGCTCCGTGCGCGATACCGCCACCATGCTCTCTGTCCTGAGCGGCCCAGATCCTATGGACGCCACCGCTTCGCAAACCCCGGTGGAGGATTATGTTGCCGCGACGAAGGCCCCCGTTGCCGGATTGAAGATCGGCATTCCCGCCGAGTACTTCGGCGAAGGCCTCGAGCCGGAGATCCGTGCCGCCGTGGAGCGGACGCTGGACCAGCTTAAAGCTGCCGGATGCACTACGCATCCGATTTCCCTGGCGCATACAAAGTACGCCGTTCCAACGTATTACGTCCTGGCGACAGCCGAGGCGAGCAGCAATCTGTCGCGTTTTGACGGCGTACGCTTCGGCCATCGCGTCGACCACCCGAAGAACCTTTCGGAGCTCTACAAGGAGTCGCGCGAAGAGGGTTTCGGACCGGAGGTCAAGCGCCGGATCCTTCTGGGCACGTACTCGCTCTCCTCGGGCTACTACGACGCTTACTATCGCAAGGCGCAGCAGGTCCGCACGCTTCTGGCGCGGGATTTTCTGGCCGCCTTTGCCGAGGTGGACGCCATCGTGACTCCAATCACCCCCACGCCTCCATGGAAACTCGGTGAAAAGACAGAAGATCCGCTCTCCATGTACCTCGCGGATATCTACACAGTCGCCGCCTCATTGGCCGGAATCAGCGGCATTAGCGTGCCCGTCGGCGAAACGGCGGAACATCTCCCCATTGGCGTTCAGGTACTTGCGGGTCACTTCCAGGAGGCCAAGCTTCTTCGCGTCGCTCAGGCCATCGAGGATGCTAAAAAATAA
- the sthA gene encoding Si-specific NAD(P)(+) transhydrogenase: protein MTTVYDLIVIGSGPSGQRAAIYAAKLGKKVALIEMREVVGGACISTGTIPSKTMREAVLHLSGYNYKSIYGMNYRVKERITMADLAFRVQHVIKTEIDVTEAQLSRNNIEMLTGTASFVDATHLKVTNSRGSTIYESANIVIATGTKPAASVKVPINGTSIINSDLVLDLKTLPKTMIVVGGGVIGVEFTCMFAALGVRVTLIERRPRLLEFADQEIVEALSYHLRDARVTMRMNEEVESVEEMEDGSVVANLESKKKIQGDALLFAVGRQGNVDELNLSAIGVESDERGRIPVDKDYRTKARNVFAVGDVIGFPSLASVSMEQGRVAAARAFGDESILSNPSFYPYGIWTIPEISFLGKTEEQLTEEDVPYEVGVAYYREIARGQIRGDTTGRLKLIFHRENKSILGVHIIGEGASELLHVGQAVMALGGNIDYFVDTVFNYPTLAEAYKVAAFNGLNRLSKFE from the coding sequence ATGACCACCGTATACGACCTGATCGTTATTGGCTCTGGCCCTTCCGGGCAGCGGGCCGCTATTTATGCCGCTAAACTCGGTAAAAAAGTCGCTCTTATTGAAATGCGCGAAGTGGTCGGAGGAGCCTGTATCTCTACCGGCACCATCCCTTCCAAGACCATGCGCGAAGCCGTCCTTCACCTCTCCGGTTATAACTACAAATCTATCTACGGTATGAACTACCGCGTGAAGGAACGCATCACGATGGCCGATCTGGCCTTCCGCGTTCAGCACGTGATCAAGACCGAGATCGACGTGACCGAAGCCCAGCTCTCGCGCAACAACATCGAGATGCTCACCGGCACGGCCAGTTTTGTAGACGCCACCCATCTAAAGGTAACTAACTCGCGTGGTTCCACCATTTACGAGTCGGCCAACATCGTGATCGCTACTGGCACCAAGCCTGCGGCTTCAGTAAAAGTTCCGATCAACGGCACCTCGATCATCAACTCCGACCTGGTGCTGGACCTCAAGACCCTTCCGAAGACGATGATCGTCGTCGGCGGAGGCGTGATCGGCGTCGAGTTCACCTGCATGTTCGCCGCTCTAGGCGTCCGGGTCACGTTGATTGAGCGCCGCCCACGCCTGCTGGAGTTTGCCGACCAGGAGATCGTCGAGGCCTTGAGCTACCACCTTCGCGATGCGCGTGTCACGATGCGCATGAACGAGGAAGTGGAGTCCGTGGAAGAGATGGAAGACGGCTCCGTCGTCGCGAACCTGGAGTCCAAGAAGAAGATCCAGGGCGATGCCCTTCTGTTTGCAGTCGGTCGCCAGGGAAATGTGGATGAGCTGAACCTCTCCGCCATCGGCGTCGAATCTGACGAGCGCGGTCGTATCCCGGTCGATAAGGACTACCGCACCAAGGCACGCAATGTCTTCGCCGTGGGCGACGTCATCGGCTTCCCTTCCCTGGCCTCGGTCAGCATGGAGCAGGGCCGTGTGGCTGCAGCGCGGGCCTTTGGAGACGAGAGCATCCTCTCCAACCCCAGCTTTTACCCGTACGGCATCTGGACGATCCCAGAGATCAGCTTCCTCGGCAAGACCGAAGAGCAGCTTACGGAAGAGGATGTGCCTTACGAGGTCGGCGTCGCCTACTACCGCGAGATCGCCCGTGGGCAGATTCGTGGAGATACGACAGGCCGTTTGAAGCTCATTTTCCATCGCGAGAACAAGTCGATCCTCGGCGTGCACATCATTGGCGAAGGCGCCAGCGAACTGCTGCACGTCGGACAGGCTGTGATGGCTCTGGGTGGAAACATCGATTACTTTGTGGATACGGTGTTCAATTACCCGACGCTGGCGGAGGCTTATAAGGTCGCTGCGTTCAATGGCTTGAACCGGTTGAGTAAGTTCGAGTAG